The proteins below come from a single Esox lucius isolate fEsoLuc1 chromosome 7, fEsoLuc1.pri, whole genome shotgun sequence genomic window:
- the gps2 gene encoding G protein pathway suppressor 2 isoform X5, with protein sequence MLAPPIPTIMPALLERPKLSNAMARALHKHIMRERDRKRQEEEEVDKMMEQKQKEEEERKRKKEVEERMSLDETKEQIMKMGEKLQGLQEEKHQLFLQLKKVLHEEEKRRRKEQSDMTSLTSATYQPGMAIHSHSGQHLLSMQAGPVTLGRSAALLGERSKQLFQSPVHPGRHYQSQPGMSSGGSEHGQYAASQPAHGPYGQLTQAQHTSPFVPSQPVPVSYASSSQLRGASAFQAMQYLPQQPQGYAVHSHFTSQPGFLPSAGIPLQKQLEHANQQSGFTDSSALRSMHPQGLHASAAGLLPTPSLAVQIPPAKATFQSSPQPATRHTYLSHSQQGQRFYHTK encoded by the exons ATG CTGGCCCCACCAATCCCTACCATTATGCCTGCTCTACTAGAGAGGCCCAAACTGTCCAATGCCATGGCACGCGCCCTGCACAAGCACATCATGAGGGAGCGAGACCGCAAGAGGCAAG aggaggaagaagtaGACAAAATGATGGAACAAAagcagaaggaggaggaggaaaggaagaggaagaaagaagtGGAGGAGAGAATGTCTTTGGATGAGACAAAAGAGCAG ATCATGAAGATGGGGGAAAAGTTGCAGGGTCTTCAGGAAGAGAAACACCAGCTCTTCCTGCAGCTGAAGAAAGTACTCCACGAGGAGGAAAAGAGACGTCGGAAAGAACAGAG TGACATGACATCCCTGACATCAGCTACGTATCAGCCTGGCATGGCGATCCACTCGCATTCAGGACAACACCTTCTCAGCATGCAAG CTGGTCCGGTTACTCTTGGCCGCTCCGCCGCTCTGCTAGGAGAACGCAGTAAACAGCTCTTCCAGTCCCCTGTCCACCCG GGGCGTCACTACCAGAGCCAGCCTGGGATGAGCTCTGGGGGCTCTGAGCATGGGCAGTACGCCGCCAGCCAGCCTGCCCATGGCCCCTACGGCCAGCTTACACAGGCACAACACACATCGCCCTTCGTCCCCAGCCAGCCGGTCCCTGTCAGCTATGCCAGCAGCTCGCAGCTCAGAG GTGCCTCGGCATTCCAGGCCATGCAGTACCTGCCCCAGCAGCCTCAGGGCTACGCTGTGCACAGCCACTTCACCTCCCAGCCAG GATTTCTCCCTAGTGCTGGGATCCCTCTACAGAAGCAGCTGGAACATGCCAATCAACAATCCGGTTTCACTGACTCC AGTGCTCTAAGGTCCATGCACCCACAGGGTCTTCATGCCAGTGCTGCCGGCCTGCTTCCCACCCCTTCTCTAGCTGTGCAGATCCCTCCTGCCAAA
- the LOC105008592 gene encoding gamma-aminobutyric acid receptor-associated protein, with protein MKFMYKEEHPFEKRRSEGEKIRKKYPDRVPVIVEKAPKARIGDLDKKKYLVPSDLTVGQFYFLIRKRIHLRAEDALFFFVNNVIPPTSATMGLLYQEHHEEDFFLYIAYSDESVYGEDCQTEV; from the exons ATGAAATTCATGTATAAAGAGGAACACCCATTTGAGAAGAGGAGATCTGAGGGGGAAAAGATCAGAAAGAAATACCCAGATAGAGTGCCA GTAATAGTGGAGAAAGCTCCTAAAGCCAGAATAGGTGATTTGGATAAGAAGAAATATCTTGTACCTTCTGATCTTACAG TGGGACAGTTCTACTTCCTGATCCGGAAGAGGATACACCTAAGGGCAGAGGAcgcccttttcttttttgtcaacAATGTCATTCCTCCCACCTCAGCCACCATGGGATTACTTTACCAG GAGCACCATGAAGAAGACTTCTTCCTGTACATAGCCTACAGTGATGAGAGTGTCTATGGAGAAGACTGCCAAACAGAAGTCTAG
- the gps2 gene encoding G protein pathway suppressor 2 isoform X4: MLAPPIPTIMPALLERPKLSNAMARALHKHIMRERDRKRQEEEEVDKMMEQKQKEEEERKRKKEVEERMSLDETKEQIMKMGEKLQGLQEEKHQLFLQLKKVLHEEEKRRRKEQSDMTSLTSATYQPGMAIHSHSGQHLLSMQAGPVTLGRSAALLGERSKQLFQSPVHPGRHYQSQPGMSSGGSEHGQYAASQPAHGPYGQLTQAQHTSPFVPSQPVPVSYASSSQLRGASAFQAMQYLPQQPQGYAVHSHFTSQPVGFLPSAGIPLQKQLEHANQQSGFTDSSALRSMHPQGLHASAAGLLPTPSLAVQIPPAKATFQSSPQPATRHTYLSHSQQGQRFYHTK, encoded by the exons ATG CTGGCCCCACCAATCCCTACCATTATGCCTGCTCTACTAGAGAGGCCCAAACTGTCCAATGCCATGGCACGCGCCCTGCACAAGCACATCATGAGGGAGCGAGACCGCAAGAGGCAAG aggaggaagaagtaGACAAAATGATGGAACAAAagcagaaggaggaggaggaaaggaagaggaagaaagaagtGGAGGAGAGAATGTCTTTGGATGAGACAAAAGAGCAG ATCATGAAGATGGGGGAAAAGTTGCAGGGTCTTCAGGAAGAGAAACACCAGCTCTTCCTGCAGCTGAAGAAAGTACTCCACGAGGAGGAAAAGAGACGTCGGAAAGAACAGAG TGACATGACATCCCTGACATCAGCTACGTATCAGCCTGGCATGGCGATCCACTCGCATTCAGGACAACACCTTCTCAGCATGCAAG CTGGTCCGGTTACTCTTGGCCGCTCCGCCGCTCTGCTAGGAGAACGCAGTAAACAGCTCTTCCAGTCCCCTGTCCACCCG GGGCGTCACTACCAGAGCCAGCCTGGGATGAGCTCTGGGGGCTCTGAGCATGGGCAGTACGCCGCCAGCCAGCCTGCCCATGGCCCCTACGGCCAGCTTACACAGGCACAACACACATCGCCCTTCGTCCCCAGCCAGCCGGTCCCTGTCAGCTATGCCAGCAGCTCGCAGCTCAGAG GTGCCTCGGCATTCCAGGCCATGCAGTACCTGCCCCAGCAGCCTCAGGGCTACGCTGTGCACAGCCACTTCACCTCCCAGCCAG TAGGATTTCTCCCTAGTGCTGGGATCCCTCTACAGAAGCAGCTGGAACATGCCAATCAACAATCCGGTTTCACTGACTCC AGTGCTCTAAGGTCCATGCACCCACAGGGTCTTCATGCCAGTGCTGCCGGCCTGCTTCCCACCCCTTCTCTAGCTGTGCAGATCCCTCCTGCCAAA